The segment CCACTCTGCTGAGCACCTCATGGCAGTGCTCCCCTGTCCTCCTGTGACACCAAGGCTGCTTCCTGAGCTGGCCAGGCTGTGGGTGGCTGGGATGGATTCTTGGGCACACACAGACTGCAGTGCATGGAGCCAGGGATCTGCTGGAGATAATGGGAGATGAGAAACTGGGGTTCTGGCTTCCCTTTCTCCCGCTGCAGGCTGGAAAATGAGGAAGGTTTTGTTTAAGGGTCAAAAAAagctcccagctcccccccCTCAACCCTTAGGCTTGCATTTCCCCTccctttagaggtcccttccaacccaaattattctatgattctcccaGGGCCTGGgcaggtggcagctgctgcgtgtccctgtgcctgctccatccctccacGCTCACGTCACTGCCGCAGCGCCCTGCACACAAATGGGTCCCCGCTGCCCCACCCTGGCCCCCCCAGCCAGACAAGCCCCCATCGACCCCCTCTGGGCAGCTGTTCCCCCTCTGGGCAGCTGTTCCCCCTCCCATTCCTGTAACGGGTCTCCTGAGCATCCCAGCTCAGCCCCGTGGCCCTGAATAAGCCCCTTGTTGGAAAGGGTGGGTTGGGAGGGTCCAGGACGTGCTTCCCTCCCCCCAAAGCTTGCAAAGCATTTTCCTCCCTGAAACATTGAGGCCATTCATCCAGCTCCCGACGTCCCTGCTGAAGAATGGGGAGCGTCCAGCACGTCCCATTCATCCCTCACCTCAATAGCCCCACCAAGGTCTCTGCTGGCCCCTGTGCACAAAGCAGCTCAGCCGTGGCCGGAGCAGGCGCATCCCGTTCTTCTCCCAGTACCATCCAGGCTGGTTTTgcattgattaaaaaaaaaaaggggttttgttctgttttgtggcCCTTTTTTTTGGTCCCCCATCCTCCCTTGCCCTTCCCTGCCACGTGGTTGGGCTGcgccaggagctgctgcaatGGCAGGGGAGGGGTGACAGGAATGACTGTGCCACCACTGCAGAGCCACCAACCAGGTGGATTGATTCCACTTGCTGCCCCTGGAAAGGGAGATGGATTTCAGATGCTGCAGGGTGTGGGCTTGGCTGGGAGTGGGAGATGAACCTCCTGGTGCTGGCTTTGTTGGATTGCAGAGCTTGGGTCCCTTTTCCACTGcacccagagctgagctgtgcgTGGCTGAGGAGAGGGCAGCCTGCACCAGCTTGCTTTGCacttggacctgctggtgggGCTTCATCCCAATCCCATATTTTTGTTTGCTCCAGGTCCCTTTTGTTGGCCCAGCAAGCAGCCAAGGCTGTGACTGTGCTGGCAGAGGGCTGGCAAGTCCCCACATTCAGCACTTGCCCCTGAAGCCAAAACATTCTCCTGTCCCAGAGGCTCTGGGGTGGCCCGGGGCagtctgggggtgctgggagaTGTGCCCTGTGCTGCAAGGGTGGGAAGAGTGCAGGGTTCCATCCCAACCTGGGAAAAATTGGGATAAATCAGCCCAGTTTGGGTTGCACacagagcacaggcagcagtATGGGTGCTGCCCTCATGGTCCTGCAGTGCTGGTTCAATGCCCAAGCACTTGTGAGATTTTTCTGGGATGAAGGCAGAGTGTGGAAGCAGCAAATTGCTCCTGGTTATCTTGGCTCTTCTGATggctcctctttctctctctccttttggcCTCCAGGATGACATGACCGACTCCCTGAGGGATTACACCAACCTGCCCGAGGCTGCCCCCCTGCTCACCATCCTGGACATGTCAGCCCGGGCCAAGTACGTGATGGATGTGGAGGAGATCACACCCGAGATCGTGGAAGCTTTTGTCAGCGACTTTCTAGCAGACAAGCTAAAACCCGAGCCCATCTAAGGGGGCTGCTGCCCCAACAGACATTATTTAAAACTAGGTCTCTCTTCCACCCGCTGCCCGTGGATTCTCCAGCGTGTCCTCACGCCCAACCCAGTATCCAACCTCCTTGTGGTGCCTTGTTTCACACAGTGAATCCTTCTCCTAAGCAAGCTCCTTGGGATGCACTTTCAGCAGGGAGTCGTTGGCGTTTGGAGACTGCGCTTGTGCTTCATGGTGATTTTATCCTCTAATAACCAGGCCAGAACTGTTCCCATATTGTTATTTTATACGTGACACTAGCTAGCaggcaaatcttttttttttttgcatggtgTTCTTCCCAAAGTATCCAGCAGACAGTGGGTGGGGTTCTCGGggctcttttctccttctccccttttctttcctttcttaccACCGCTGCTGACTAAATGACTTTAAGGAAGCAATAAGGAAACTGTCCCCTTGGCCCCTGGCCTGTCCTGCTTTCCTGTCCCCATGAGTGCCCTGATGAGGCCAAGACAAAGTCTTAACTGCTGACAACCTCTGAAAGCCCCGAGAGCAGcccagctcttcctcctgaGAGTGTCAGACCTTTCCAGGTGGGAttcccacctcccaccccaaGCACTGACAGcctcaggcagagctgtgggtcAGGGGGGGGGTCATCCACTCTTCCCTAAGCCAGGAGGAGGACCACCACCATGCTACCCTCCCCTTTCTGTCCCTCCTTTGTGCTCTCCCTgtcccttctctttcttctctggtATGAATTGTCCTGTCCCCTCTGTGTTAGTTGATTGAGCTGTTTTTTTGTAGGTGTGTCCCAAACCCAACGTTAATGGtgctgttctttaaaaaaaaaaaataaccaaacaaaaaagaaaaccaccaccaacaaaaaaatcccttcctaACCCAAGCAGCACAGCCaaacccctgaaaaaaaaagtgacattgTAAAAACTGTACATGGTGATTGGAACTTTGTAATAAAACTGTTATAATAACCTCGCCCTGCAGGTGCTGAGTGCCACGACGCCGTGGGGGAGAGGGAAACCTGTGGGACACTGGGGTGTGTCCCCATGGGGGTGTCAGGAGGGGGACAGCACCCTGGAGAGCCTGTGTGGTGGGTGTGGGTGTTGTGCAAGTCaatttttcccttccagctccttAGTCCCAGCTGAGCGGGGCAGGAGCTGTGTAAATCCTCCCTGTTCTGCACCTTTCAGAGGCTCTTGTGCCCAGTGGTGATTAACTGGCAGGTGAGCAATTGcaggagcagctttgctgtCCAGGTTGCTCATCCCTGTgccagggagggctggaggggcCACGTATAGCATGGCCAGGAGCTGGTCTGAGAGccatggcagcagcacagcagtgttGGCAGCTGCAGCTTGCTGGGCCTCCCCAGGTGTTGGGCTTCAGGCAACCTGCCCTAAACTACCTTCAGTCCCCTTTACTGGATGTTTTTGAGGCAGTGTCTTTTTCAGTGAGTTGTTCTCCACCTCCTGGCAGCAGGTTGGACAGTGCAGCCAGCCTGTGGGCAGCCTGGTGTGTGGCAGGCACCCAGGCAGGGTTGGTGCTGCTCTCATCGTGTTAGAGCACTAGGGTTGGGTAAGTACCAGCAGGCTCTGTTTGGGTGGCTGCTATTTTGTCTTTCTGATCCCCAAATCACTAGAAACAGCCAGGACACAACCTGGAGCTGCAAGAGGAAGGACACACtgacagcagcatcctggccaGGCTGgcacaaagctgcagcagcagcagctgtgcccTGACCCCGCAGTGAGGGAGCCAAAGCCTCATCAGACCTGCTggtgagggaggggagagggagctgcCAGGGCTCCCACCCACCTGCCTTCCCCTTTCCAGAGCCACCCCTCCAACACAGCCAGAGCTGTTTCATACTCAGTTACTGCAAAGCAAACAGCCCAAGCTGCTCTTTTATTCACTCCACAACATGCCAAAGGGTAGAGGTTCTCCTTCAGCACCCAAACCTCGACAGTTCAGCCAACTACAGGCAACTTcagccttttgttttcctgcttgtgCCTCTGCAGCCACTGTCTCTTCCCCTCAAAGAGCACAATGGCAGCAGCCATAGCAGAGTTTAAGCTGTCCACACCTGGCACCACAGGAATGACCAATCTCTTCCCCCCAGTGCTGGCTGCCAGGTGAAGAGCGTCCAGGCTCAGCCCATGGGTCTCTCCGCCGATCACCACTGCCACTGGAGTTTGTGTCCAGTCCTCGTAGTAAAACTGAGTGGGCAGCTCTGGGAGGCAGGCActcacctctccctcctcatcctcacaCTTAGGAGCAGCCTTGGGTTGGGATCTCACAGCAGCCTTGGGGTTGCTGGGCTCAGAGCCAGCCCTCTGCAGGGCCACGCACTCAGCCCGAGCGCCGGGGTCTTTGTTGTCGGCCACGCAGACCTGGATTCCAGCAGGGAAGTTGTTGGGAAGGGATTCCCAGTCCAGGTTGGAGAGGATGGGCAGGCGGAAATGAGCTCCCATGCCTGCCCGGAGCACCTTGGGCTCCCAGGGATCCACACAGcctgagggaggagggaggaaaagagcaaTTCTGCAGTGACTTCCAGTCAAGAGATTCAGCCACAGATCACATCCAGGCTGGGCACTGCTTACAGACTCTCAAAGGCAACATCTTCACACACCTCTTACCACTTAAactaaactttttttcctcctccatccagGGAAGTGGCCTTACCTTTGGTGAGCAGCACTTTCTcacagcctgctcctgctgcagatcTCAGGATAGTCCCCAGGTTTCCTGGGTCCCGGATGTTGTCACAGATGAGGAGCAgtggcagggagctggtgagctgagcagcagggtAAGACATCTTGGCATGGTCAGGCTTGGAAaagatccctgaggagagaaaGCAAGTGCTGACAGACTTCTGGCTCACAGCCCCTCAGGAGAGGGCTGTCTCTCAGTTAGCTAGCCCAGAATTCACTGAAGAGGTGCAGGAGAAAGCaccagggaaagcagagctccAGGGAAGTTTGAGAAGAGTttgttatcatagaatcatagaattggctgggttggaagggatctctgagatcactgagtccaacccttgatccactactgctgcagttcccagcccatggcactgagtgccacatccagtctcttgaaatatctccagggatggagaatccactgcttactggggcagcccattccaatgcttgatcatTTATTCATTGTACAAGGAGAGCTCAACTATTTCCCAGCAGAGTTGAAGCAAGGTGCTGTTAAAAATGAGCATCAGCACCTGCACTGCACTCTAGGAACCACTTTCACAGTTCTGCAGCAGGGACAAGGGAATTATCTCAACTTGTGCCACTCTGGATTTGCTGCCAGAATGTCTGGAGCAAGATTATGAAGAGAGAGTCATCAGAGAGAGTCATCATCCCCTCATTAAGTGTGGAGCAAGTTTCCCTTTGAGCAGTGTTGTGTTTCTCAGGCAACTCACCTATAAGCTCTTGAGGAGCTATGAGGTCAGACCAGGTCTTGATATCTTCAAATTTCACCTTCACTAAGTTGGCTCGTTTCAGCTTCTCCTCAGGCAGCTCCTTCAGGTGCCCCACGGTGCTGAAGAAAAGAGtctgcagggcagctcctgcctccagggCATCCTTGATCAGCCTCTGTCCTTCCAGCAGAACCTTCCCGTGGCGATCCCGAAAATCCTTTGATTTGGCGATTGTCACCACTTTTCTGTGGAGGAGTTaaccagaggaaatggcagtcacagagtggtttgggtgggaaggaaccttaaagcccatccacccatccctaccactaggccaggttgctTCCAAGCCCCAcacaacctggccttgaacacttccaaggatggggcagccacactgttcctgggcagtgttccagtgtctcaccacccttactGGAAGGAACTTCTCTCAACGATCTCTGGAGCCCCTTCCAGGCATTGGAAGGTGTTTCTAAAGTcaccccagagccttctccagactgaacccccccaactctctcagcctggctccagagcagaacTGCTCCAGCTCTTGGATCacctccatggcctcctctggacttgctgggctggggaccccagagctggacccagcaTCACCGAGAGGTGTTTCAGAGCggagcacagggcaggaatcccctcccttgatctgctggTTGTTTAATTTTTGACACATCCCAGGACGTGGTTGCCTTCGGGTCAGGATGTGCCTCAGATTCTGCAGATATGACACCGGGCGGTTCCACCCGGGCCGCGGAGGACCGTAACGGGACCGCTCCCAACCCCAAACCTCCCCCCGCTCCTCACCCCAGCCTCCGGTCACCCGGCGCCGCTTTCTCGTACCACAGCCCCGGCCCTGCCGAGTTCCGCTCCACCGCGGGCGGAGGAGGCGGTGGCGGCTCCCGGGGTTTCCGTTGCGGCTCGGCGGCCGCCGCCGCTTCCCGCTCCTTTTGCGGCGGCAGGACCCTCACCGGGCTCCTCCGCAGCGCCCGCACCCCACGCCGCCCGATCGGGTCCGTGGATCGTGGCCGCACCAGGGAGCGACTCAGCCGCCCCAGCGCCGCCATCTTGGGGGCGTCACGCCGCGCGACgtgggtggggagagggagaggggcgTGGCGTGTCGCTGTCACGTGACAGCCCCGCAGCTCCCGTCCCTCACGGACATGGCGGCCCGGCGCGCGCTCCACTTCGTCTTCAAAATCGGCGACCGCGGGCGGAGCGCGCGCTTCTACCGCGAGCTGCTGGGCATGCGGGTGAGCGCGTGGGCAGCGCGTGGGCAGCGCGTGGGCAGCGCATGAGGGGAGCGCGGGGGCAGCGCGAGGGCTGTCGCTCTCTTACCTCAGCCCCCTCAGCCCCGGCTGTGCTCGGTCCGGTCCGGCTCTCCCGGAGGATGCTCCCGGACCTCTGTGCCGCAGCTCCCACTGACGGGCGCGGCCCTCGGCATCctggagggagaaagggagaaagggagggagggaaggaaggaagggtgTGGGTCTCTTCACTTCCCTGCCCCGGGACCACCGCcgctccctgctgctgggtggcCTGGCGGAGATGGCTGAGGTAAATAAAGAGGGAGAGTTTTGTCTCCGTGCTGTCTGAGCTCTTTCTCGCCTGATTCCCCAGGTGTTGAGGCACGAGGAGTTCGATGAGGGCTGCAAGGCGAGCTGCAATGGGTGAGTTGTGTCTGTGTGCCCTCTGGTTCCTCATAAATCCCATAAATTGTGGCTGTCTTGAGTTTAAAGTCCCTCCTTGTAGCCCCTGGGGAAGGTTAGaattgggtattaggaaaagtTTCTTCACTAAAAGAGTGTCCTGGCACTGGAACTGGCTGCCTAGGgcagtggttgagtcaccatccctgggaggTGTTAAAAAACCGTGTAGACTCGGtgcttcaggacatggtttagttggtAGGGTGATGTTGGGTTGACATTTGGACctggtgatcttagaggtccaACCTTAATAATCCTGCAGTTCAAAGTCTCTTGTCCTTCTTCACAACTAAAAGGAATCTCCCAACCTGTTGCCTCGCcacttgcttttcctgcttcacAATAAGGAAGTGCTCGTAGTATTCCAGCCAACGAgcaatttattcttttaaaacatgAGCTGTGAAGAAGGAAGTGGAGTTTTCTGTTGCATGGTTTGGGGGGTGCCTGTGTGCTGAGCCCCAGTGAGAATTATTCACAGGTATCAGCTCCTTCTGGTGGGAGATTACCTGCACTGTTTGCTCTAGAAATGCCATTCTTCCTCGAAACATTAAAATATGGGTTTATTTCTAACCCCCATGGCAATGTTCCAGCCCTTATGATGGAAGATGGAGCAAAACCATGGTGGGCTATGGGCCAGAAGACAATCACTTTGTTGCAGAATTAACTTACAATTATGGTATTGGAGAATATCGCCTGGGCAATGACTTTCTGGTGAGTACCACACTTAGCAAGatctttcttcttaaaataagctttttttttcttatgattaGGCATGGATTCAGCATATAAGTTGTGCCAGTTGCTTTTGTGATAGTTAGTCCCTTCAATACTTTTTATTCTCACTTTTGTTGTTGTCTCCAAGTGGGAAGAGCAGAAACTAGAACAGCTTTGGGCTCACTTAGGATCCAGGAAACAACTTGAGCACCCTCCATCTCTTAGCTGCTGTGTAGggggaggagctgggatttGGTGGCAGATCCAACATGGAATGGTCAGCCAAGCAGGAACTTACtgtcagaaaacacttttattattaatgatttatttgttatttactAGCTGGCAGCCAATAAAGATCTCGTGTTTCATCTATAAATTCATatatctggttttttttttgttgtttcctcTTATTTAACATCCTTCCCCCTGTTTGTGGGTGCCAGGGAGCAGGTGCTGACCTCACCTGGTAGAACTTTTAGGAACTCAATTTTCTGCTTCTATACAAGGTGTTGAATCAgagttttaaatttcttttctttttcgTTTTCCCTTGGTGTGAAAGAAGGGGAGATTAAGGCATGCCAGGTATATGTGGGATGCCCAGTAAGGTTAAACTTATTTTATAGGGTCGAGATAACTTGGTTCTTAGGAGATGTTATCTGTTATAAAAAGTACTCCAGATTGTGGTTGTTTGCAGAGGCAGACTGTTGAAAGGCAGGACTTGTGCCCCATCTACCCTCTGAATTTAGTCTGTTTCTGTTCTCATAGGGCATCACACTCGTGTCCAGCCAGGCTGTGAGCAATGCTAAGAAGATGGGGTGGCCCCTCAAGGAAGTCACAGCTGGTATTTTTGAAGCTGAAGCCCCAGGGGGATACAAGTTCTACTTGGAAGACAAGGAACAGCTGAAGCAAGGTGAAGCACACACACTCTGTTGCTGCTGTTCAAGAGAGATTAAGGAGTGGGGATGTTGGAAGGGGCTGTGCCTTTGTCTCTGGTTTTGTGGcatagaggtttttttgttgtttttttctttatcaagaATGTAGCTGTGTGTTTAAAACCACAATGTATTTGTAACTAATTTCAATTTACTGCTATTTGGTAGATCCTGTGCAAAAAGTAACCTTGGGTGTCTCTGATCTTCAGAAGTCTGTTACCTACTGGTCTGGTTTGCTCGGGATGAAAATATATgagaaggatgaggaaaagcaaagggCTTTGCTAGGCTATGCTGATAACCAGGTCAGTCTTTAGGAAATTTCCCCATTCTGATCTTTAAGAGCTGCAAAAACTCATCACAAAAACCTCTCATTCCACGAGAACAAAATCTtaaagggaagggggaaaaaaaaagctcttaatTAAAGCAACAGTGAACTTAATCCTCTGCATTTTAATTCAAGCTTGTGTACACCTTAACTTCATTTATCTTGAAACAAATTGTGGTTTGGTAATTCTGTCTCACTGGGAAATGTGTGTAGAGATGGTGCTGAAGTCAGCAGTGAACacctggagcagaggcagcactgagaGGCAGAGTCCTTGCCAGCCAAGCCAggctttttccttgtttttttttctgtccctgcaGTGCAAGCTGGAGCTGAGGGCGGTGGGAGGGGCGGTGGATCACGGGACGGCCTTTGGGCGGATCGCCTTCTCCTGTGCCAAGGAAGAGGTGAGGATCGCCTTTCCCTGACCCCTTTCCTTGCCCAGAGCTGGAGATTTCCAGTGGTAGCCAAGTGAACAAAGTAACAGTGAGCAGACACTTTGTTTATATTTGTCCCAACGGGAATGCAATAGAGTTGTGGGTAATGGTGAACAAGAACAACCTGGAAGGCATCTGACCTCCACCTCCACCtgatttttatggttttgtctgtttggggtggttttttttggtttttattggtttggtttggttttttttgtgtatgtgtgtgtttattttttgtgtgtgtgtgttgttttttatttcctaagcTGCCAAACATTGAAGCACTGATGAAAAAGGAGAATCAGAAAATCTTAACACCTCTGGTTAGCTTGGACACACCTGGCAAAGCCACAGTGCAAGTGATTATTCTGGCTGATCCTGTGAGTAATATCAGATAACATTTGATTTCAGCCTCTCTCTCCCAGGTGTCTTACTCACCTGCTCTTAAACTGTGTTTAGGATGGCCATGAAATCTGCTTTGTGGGAGATGAAGCATTCCGAGATCTGTCCAAGGTGGACCCTAATGGTGACAAACTGTTGGATGATGTGAGTGATGCTGTCTACATGTTATTTTCTTATGGTTAAAATGGAACCTAACTTTGGTTCCACGTGGAGTAACAAGTCACAGAGTCCCTTAGCTCAgcttgctgaggaaaaaaaaccaatttttaaatttcccttAGTGTCCTGGCTCGAGTTTTCCAGCCTTGCTCTTGGGGCAGCTGGGTGCTGGACACATCATCATTGCAGCAGTAGtgaatcaagggttggacttgatgatctctgaggtcccttccaacccagccaattctatgattctatgattctatgaattctgtTTTCCTAATTAGTACATAAACCCATAATTGCTCCATCAGAATAATTTTCCTGCAGATGAGAAAGTGTCCCTGTGGTGGGACAGGTGGGTGAGCACTAACGTGTCCCTGCACAGGCCATGGCAGCAGACAACAGTGACAAATGGTTTGCTGCACACAAGAAGCAGAAGGCTGCTGCCTAGCTGGAGAAGAGGACTGCTCCTTCTGCCTTGGTTTTCCACGAGCAAGATGCCAGTCACCTGCAGTGTGTTGTGTTGCCTTTTCCAGTAAGAGGTGATGTGATGATTcctttgatttaatttctgactcttcctgcagctctgttcTTTCAAGCAATGAgcatgtttctctctctctctctctctctctcaagaaaaaaaatcaggctgtgTGGTAAGGAGCAGGATGAATTTCTCTCTTGTTATTGTACTTGACAAAGAGGTTTGCATTCCAAGCTGTTCCCCCAGCTCTTGGGGTGAAACATTCCCATGGGTGTGATTCCCACGGGGAGCACATCCCTGCTGGGATGGTTTCCATCCCATGCCAAGCTCCTGTGtgcccatccctggagctgcccctgagctgctgggaggcaACATGAAATTCATGTGTCTTGGTGTCGTGgttcatagactcatagaattgactgggttggaagggacctcagagatcatcaagtccaacccttgaaccaccattgcagttcccagcccatggcactcagtgccacatccaggctctttggaaatatctccagacacggagaatccactacttccctgggcagcccattccaatgcctgatcaccctctccagaaagaaattctttctaatctccaacctaaacctcccctggcacaacttgagaccctgccctcttgtcttgctgagagttgcctg is part of the Calypte anna isolate BGI_N300 chromosome 19, bCalAnn1_v1.p, whole genome shotgun sequence genome and harbors:
- the MRM3 gene encoding rRNA methyltransferase 3, mitochondrial isoform X1 produces the protein MAALGRLSRSLVRPRSTDPIGRRGVRALRRSPVRVLPPQKEREAAAAAEPQRKPREPPPPPPPAVERNSAGPGLWYEKAAPGDRRLGKVVTIAKSKDFRDRHGKVLLEGQRLIKDALEAGAALQTLFFSTVGHLKELPEEKLKRANLVKVKFEDIKTWSDLIAPQELIGIFSKPDHAKMSYPAAQLTSSLPLLLICDNIRDPGNLGTILRSAAGAGCEKVLLTKGCVDPWEPKVLRAGMGAHFRLPILSNLDWESLPNNFPAGIQVCVADNKDPGARAECVALQRAGSEPSNPKAAVRSQPKAAPKCEDEEGEVSACLPELPTQFYYEDWTQTPVAVVIGGETHGLSLDALHLAASTGGKRLVIPVVPGVDSLNSAMAAAIVLFEGKRQWLQRHKQENKRLKLPVVG
- the MRM3 gene encoding rRNA methyltransferase 3, mitochondrial isoform X2; the protein is MSYPAAQLTSSLPLLLICDNIRDPGNLGTILRSAAGAGCEKVLLTKGCVDPWEPKVLRAGMGAHFRLPILSNLDWESLPNNFPAGIQVCVADNKDPGARAECVALQRAGSEPSNPKAAVRSQPKAAPKCEDEEGEVSACLPELPTQFYYEDWTQTPVAVVIGGETHGLSLDALHLAASTGGKRLVIPVVPGVDSLNSAMAAAIVLFEGKRQWLQRHKQENKRLKLPVVG
- the GLOD4 gene encoding glyoxalase domain-containing protein 4 — its product is MAARRALHFVFKIGDRGRSARFYRELLGMRVLRHEEFDEGCKASCNGPYDGRWSKTMVGYGPEDNHFVAELTYNYGIGEYRLGNDFLGITLVSSQAVSNAKKMGWPLKEVTAGIFEAEAPGGYKFYLEDKEQLKQDPVQKVTLGVSDLQKSVTYWSGLLGMKIYEKDEEKQRALLGYADNQCKLELRAVGGAVDHGTAFGRIAFSCAKEELPNIEALMKKENQKILTPLVSLDTPGKATVQVIILADPDGHEICFVGDEAFRDLSKVDPNGDKLLDDAMAADNSDKWFAAHKKQKAAA